A region of Lycium barbarum isolate Lr01 chromosome 1, ASM1917538v2, whole genome shotgun sequence DNA encodes the following proteins:
- the LOC132637501 gene encoding 3-ketoacyl-CoA synthase 5-like — protein MEEKSTILDFCKLLLKQVSSTFMESLKVLVLLLFFSMESFIILQNVEPVFHIVPFSVLLIHFISLAYISKTSPVYVVDFTCFKPPNYLRAPFSTYIEHATKLDFFDDKSVSFISKILQLSGLGDQTYFPPGLFYIPPRSGQKDAINEVHMVLFAVFEDLLSKTNISPEDIDILIVNCSGFCPSPSLSSIIVNKYALKEGVKSYTISGMGCSANSLAIDMARNIMKTHKNFNAVILSTEILSTGWYPGRERAFMILNCIFRMGGAAVLLSNKKEAKRDAKYKLLWTLRTQGAFDDKRYYSAYRDEDSSGITGVRLNGDVLQVAGDTLRSHIPVLGVRFLPLIEKLRFVASVLRYKTPKCSTEIYIPNFRTAFQHFCFPATGKSVVRETATRLKLGDRDMEPALMTLHRFGNQSSSSLWYELAYLEAKERVKKGDKVWQLGMGTGPKCNSVVMECIRPIFDEALIGPWADTINSYPVIIP, from the coding sequence ATGGAGGAAAAGTCCACAATTTTAGATTTCTGCAAGCTTTTATTGAAGCAAGTTTCATCAACTTTCATGGAGAGTCTCAAAGTCTTGGTTCTTTTGCTTTTCTTTTCCATGGAATCCTTCATTATCTTACAAAATGTTGAGCCTGTGTTTCACATTGTACCCTTTAGTGTTCTTCTTATACACTTCATTTCCTTGGCCTATATCTCAAAAACTAGTCCTGTCTATGTTGTGGATTTCACATGTTTCAAGCCACCAAATTACTTGAGAGCTCCTTTCTCAACCTACATTGAGCATGCAACAAAGCTTGATTTCTTTGATGATAAAAGTGTCTCTTTCATATCCAAGATTCTTCAACTTTCTGGTTTGGGAGACCAAACTTACTTCCCACCAGGTCTTTTTTATATCCCTCCAAGATCTGGCCAAAAAGATGCTATCAATGAAGTACACATGGTCCTTTTCGCTGTCTTTGAAGATCTCTTGTCCAAAACAAATATTTCTCCAGAGGATATAGATATACTTATTGTTAACTGCAGTGGCTTTTGCCCTAGCCCTTCTCTTTCTTCCATTATCGTCAACAAGTACGCGTTGAAAGAAGGGGTGAAAAGCTATACGATAAGTGGAATGGGTTGTAGTGCGAACTCTCTAGCCATTGATATGGCTAGAAACATAATGAAGACACACAAGAACTTCAACGCGGTCATTCTTAGCACCGAGATCTTATCCACGGGGTGGTACCCCGGGAGAGAACGCGCTTTCATGATCTTGAACTGCATTTTTCGCATGGGGGGCGCTGCGGTCTTGCTTAGTAACAAGAAAGAGGCGAAAAGGGATGCTAAATATAAGTTGCTTTGGACACTTAGGACGCAAGGAGCCTTTGATGACAAGCGTTATTACTCTGCTTATCGTGATGAGGACTCGAGTGGAATCACTGGAGTTAGATTGAACGGGGACGTCTTGCAGGTGGCTGGAGATACTCTGCGGTCCCACATCCCCGTTCTCGGGGTGAGATTCCTCCCCCTAATAGAGAAACTAAGGTTTGTTGCATCCGTCTTAAGGTACAAAACTCCTAAATGTTCAACGGAAATTTATATTCCTAACTTCAGAACAGCATTTCAACATTTTTGCTTCCCCGCTACGGGGAAATCGGTTGTGAGAGAGACTGCAACGAGGTTGAAGCTTGGAGATAGAGACATGGAGCCAGCATTGATGACATTGCATAGGTTTGGGAATCAATCTTCATCTTCCTTGTGGTATGAATTAGCTTACTTAGAAGCCAAGGAAAGGGTGAAAAAAGGTGACAAAGTGTGGCAATTGGGAATGGGAACTGGGCCTAAGTGCAATAGTGTGGTGATGGAATGTATAAGGCCCATTTTTGATGAGGCTCTTATTGGACCATGGGCCGATACCATAAATAGTTATCCAGTCATAATTCCATGA